One window of Drosophila busckii strain San Diego stock center, stock number 13000-0081.31 chromosome 3L, ASM1175060v1, whole genome shotgun sequence genomic DNA carries:
- the LOC108600963 gene encoding centrobin isoform X1 translates to MSDTDTDDTDLLLLIPPNYYSTNTDAKKMNHHEDAMAMPPPPLPTTAAYRFLQPSKKTELNHINARLQNIELERFEAPSDLSTISSSTVRSTLGNKDQRALLGLVHSTPKNSAVPPRDHRPEANILHEIDNYLDNNHAWSGQQHHSDDHLRMRGYSVMAQESQQGASSLPSIRLGSSVSAMQDNKLISLSELWGKSNMAGTVIAAALPANQTVLKEEQLRRQHLEKIIQTLQAQLLEYQQRISVALEVDRSKDAALHQAAESTKALNFEVQQLRDTVHQLNTERSESQDKQDALQYELAQAVSLTTKFQEKTEILEAELKQHKQQASETLQQQEQLQLQLAATKRNEELTYVELNKLRDRFAKMDYQQEKLNTRIEELEKDKSTLQQQKEMLQEYHQKQKARADNLESQRRSLQEALSNLTDIETNLKKKLDVQQKSLKQQYQQQMENVVAKKLQEFQGQLDKLEEQLKAEARERERLIAERAVKQLEMINEKNNQELNLILEKHNEEVELYRLQLANASKKIDELELKLA, encoded by the exons ATGAGTGACACCGACACGGACGACACTGATCTGCTGCTCTTAATACCGCCGAATTACTACTCGACGAATACGGATGCTAAAAAAATGAACCACCACGAAGATGCAATGGCCATGCCCCCGCCTCCGCTGCCAACGACAGCTGCGTACCGGTTTCTGCAGCCAAGTAAAAAGACGGAGCTTAATCACATCAACGCGCGCTTGCAGAATATAGAACTGGAGCGCTTTGAAGCACCTTCTGACCTATCCACCATCTCTTCGAGTACAGTGCGTTCAACACTGGGAAACAAGGACCAACGGGCGCTGTTGGGCTTGGTTCACTCGACACCTAAGAACTCAGCTGTACCACCACGTGACCATCGACCGGAGGCGAATATATTACATGAGATTGACAACTACTTGGACAATAATCATGCGTGGTCGGGGCAACAGCATCACAGTGATGACCATTTGCGTATGCGTGGTTACTCAGTTATGGCCCAAGAGTCGCAGCAGGGTGCTAGCTCATTGCCAAGCATACGACTGGGCTCATCAGTTTCGGCTATGCAGGATAACAAGCTCATCAGCCTCAGCGAACTCTGGGGTAAGAGTAATATGGCGGGAACGGTTATAGCGGCGGCATTGCCAGCCAACCAAACCGTACTAAAGGAGGAGCAACTGAGGCGTCAACATTTGGagaaaattatacaaacacTGCAGGCTCAGCTCTTAGAATATCAACAGCGCATATCAGTAGCTCTAGAGGTGGATCGGTCCAAGGATGCTGCGCTGCATCAGGCTGCGGAAAGCACAAAGGCACTGAACTTTGAGGTACAACAACTACGTGATACAGTTCACCAACTGAATACTGAACGCAGTGAAAGTCAGGACAAGCAAGATGCACTTCAGTATGAGCTAGCACAAGCCGTAAGCCTTACCACCAAGTTCCAGGAGAAGACTGAAATATTAGAGGCTGAGCTTAAGCAGCACAAACAGCAAGCAAGCGAAACGttacaacagcaagagcagttgcaactgcagttggCGGCTACCAAACGAAACGAGGAGCTAACTTATGTGGAGCTGAACAAGCTGCGCGACAGGTTTGCCAAGATGGATTATCAGCAGGAGAAG ctaaacaCACGCATCGAAGAGCTGGAAAAGGATAAATcgacgctgcagcagcagaaggaAATGCTACAGGAGTAtcatcaaaagcaaaaagcacgTGCTGACAATCTAGAATCTCAACGCAGATCACTTCAAGAAGCCCTGAGTAATCTTACTGATATCGAG ACAAATCTAAAAAAGAAGCTTGATGTACAACAAAAATCTCTAAAGCAACAgtatcaacaacaaatggaaAACGTGGTGGCCAAAAAACTGCAAGAGTTTCAAGGTCAACTGGATAAGTTGGAGGAGCAACTAAAGGCTGAGGCACGAGAACGTGAGCGACTTATTGCAGAACGTGCCGTCAAGCAGCTTGAAATGATTAACGAGAAGAACAACCAGGAGTTGAATCTCATACTGGAGAAGCACAACGAGGAAGTGGAGTTGTACCGCTTACAGTTGGCGAATGCTTCAAAAAAAATAGACGAGCTGGAACTCAAACTCGCCTGA
- the LOC108600963 gene encoding centrobin isoform X2, whose product MSDTDTDDTDLLLLIPPNYYSTNTDAKKMNHHEDAMAMPPPPLPTTAAYRFLQPSKKTELNHINARLQNIELERFEAPSDLSTISSSTVRSTLGNKDQRALLGLVHSTPKNSAVPPRDHRPEANILHEIDNYLDNNHAWSGQQHHSDDHLRMRGYSVMAQESQQGASSLPSIRLGSSVSAMQDNKLISLSELWGKSNMAGTVIAAALPANQTVLKEEQLRRQHLEKIIQTLQAQLLEYQQRISVALEVDRSKDAALHQAAESTKALNFEVQQLRDTVHQLNTERSESQDKQDALQYELAQAVSLTTKFQEKTEILEAELKQHKQQASETLQQQEQLQLQLAATKRNEELTYVELNKLRDRFAKMDYQQEKLNTRIEELEKDKSTLQQQKEMLQEYHQKQKARADNLESQRRSLQEALSNLTDIETNLKKKLDVQQKSLKQQYQQQMENVVAKKLQEFQGQLDKLEEQLKAEARERERLIAERAVKQLEMINEKNNQELNLILEKHNEEVELYRLQLANASKKIDELELKLACLFICSADIAEQLHGVMEAQWQQALAILTSPNQAQQQASSDTDGGASPELNNARHYPDTPKTSKTQRSNSTEKNNLDVVDKKDPPSPMDKLAAYIELLLSKSPSDFDKLDQILAMSSKPNSKPNKRSSANNKHPPWKS is encoded by the exons ATGAGTGACACCGACACGGACGACACTGATCTGCTGCTCTTAATACCGCCGAATTACTACTCGACGAATACGGATGCTAAAAAAATGAACCACCACGAAGATGCAATGGCCATGCCCCCGCCTCCGCTGCCAACGACAGCTGCGTACCGGTTTCTGCAGCCAAGTAAAAAGACGGAGCTTAATCACATCAACGCGCGCTTGCAGAATATAGAACTGGAGCGCTTTGAAGCACCTTCTGACCTATCCACCATCTCTTCGAGTACAGTGCGTTCAACACTGGGAAACAAGGACCAACGGGCGCTGTTGGGCTTGGTTCACTCGACACCTAAGAACTCAGCTGTACCACCACGTGACCATCGACCGGAGGCGAATATATTACATGAGATTGACAACTACTTGGACAATAATCATGCGTGGTCGGGGCAACAGCATCACAGTGATGACCATTTGCGTATGCGTGGTTACTCAGTTATGGCCCAAGAGTCGCAGCAGGGTGCTAGCTCATTGCCAAGCATACGACTGGGCTCATCAGTTTCGGCTATGCAGGATAACAAGCTCATCAGCCTCAGCGAACTCTGGGGTAAGAGTAATATGGCGGGAACGGTTATAGCGGCGGCATTGCCAGCCAACCAAACCGTACTAAAGGAGGAGCAACTGAGGCGTCAACATTTGGagaaaattatacaaacacTGCAGGCTCAGCTCTTAGAATATCAACAGCGCATATCAGTAGCTCTAGAGGTGGATCGGTCCAAGGATGCTGCGCTGCATCAGGCTGCGGAAAGCACAAAGGCACTGAACTTTGAGGTACAACAACTACGTGATACAGTTCACCAACTGAATACTGAACGCAGTGAAAGTCAGGACAAGCAAGATGCACTTCAGTATGAGCTAGCACAAGCCGTAAGCCTTACCACCAAGTTCCAGGAGAAGACTGAAATATTAGAGGCTGAGCTTAAGCAGCACAAACAGCAAGCAAGCGAAACGttacaacagcaagagcagttgcaactgcagttggCGGCTACCAAACGAAACGAGGAGCTAACTTATGTGGAGCTGAACAAGCTGCGCGACAGGTTTGCCAAGATGGATTATCAGCAGGAGAAG ctaaacaCACGCATCGAAGAGCTGGAAAAGGATAAATcgacgctgcagcagcagaaggaAATGCTACAGGAGTAtcatcaaaagcaaaaagcacgTGCTGACAATCTAGAATCTCAACGCAGATCACTTCAAGAAGCCCTGAGTAATCTTACTGATATCGAG ACAAATCTAAAAAAGAAGCTTGATGTACAACAAAAATCTCTAAAGCAACAgtatcaacaacaaatggaaAACGTGGTGGCCAAAAAACTGCAAGAGTTTCAAGGTCAACTGGATAAGTTGGAGGAGCAACTAAAGGCTGAGGCACGAGAACGTGAGCGACTTATTGCAGAACGTGCCGTCAAGCAGCTTGAAATGATTAACGAGAAGAACAACCAGGAGTTGAATCTCATACTGGAGAAGCACAACGAGGAAGTGGAGTTGTACCGCTTACAGTTGGCGAATGCTTCAAAAAAAATAGACGAGCTGGAACTCAAACTCGCCTG tttatttatttgcagcgctGATATTGCCGAGCAGCTGCATGGCGTAATGGAGGCTCAGTGGCAACAGGCTCTGGCAATACTCACCTCACCGaatcaagcgcagcagcaggccAGCAGCGACACGGACGGTGGAGCGTCACCGGAGCTTAACAATGCCCGACACTATCCGGATACACCCAAGACGAGTAAAACCCAACGAAGCAACAGCACTGAAAAGAACAATTTGGATGTAGTTGACAAAAAAGACCCCCCCTCGCCCATGGATAAGCTAGCTGCCTATATTGAACTTCTACTCAGCAAATCGCCTAGTGACTTCGACAAGCTCGACCAGATTTTGGCAATGAGCTCCAAACCAAACTCCAAGCCAAATAAGCGCAGCTCTGCGAACAACAAACACCCACCATGGAAATCCTGA
- the LOC108600964 gene encoding vesicle-associated membrane protein-associated protein A: MGRSFEPKQMLVVDPPSEIVFEGPFNRAVCKKVMVFNPCNYRVAFKLKTTTPRLFFVRPNVGLIKPNESFTIDIFMHPLVSNSSALRSNHKFLMQAVEANDFVPDLHSFWRSINPASIWDTKIKVKLIEGKTDVQQTGSDQEHGNGEHQDTDVNDPLGLLLKQVNTLEEEKQSLLKQVETLDKENEENKQTTIKLQRMKGPGFGYFVGFLLMVALAFVAGGFLATNYT; encoded by the coding sequence ATGGGCAGATCGTTTGAACCAAAACAAATGCTAGTTGTTGATCCCCCATCAGAAATCGTATTTGAGGGACCCTTCAATCGCGCAGTGTGCAAGAAAGTTATGGTTTTTAATCCGTGCAATTATcgagttgcatttaaattgaagacGACCACGCcgcgtttgttttttgtcCGTCCCAATGTGGGGCTTATCAAACCCAACGAAAGTTTCACCATAGATATATTCATGCATCCACTTGTTTCCAACTCGAGTGCGCTGCGCAGCAATCATAAGTTTCTAATGCAGGCGGTAGAGGCGAACGATTTTGTGCCGGACTTACACTCCTTCTGGAGATCAATCAATCCAGCATCTATCTGGGACACAAAGATCAAAGTCAAATTGATTGAAGGCAAGACTGATGTTCAGCAGACTGGCTCGGATCAAGAGCATGGCAATGGAGAGCACCAAGATACAGACGTTAACGATCCATTGGGACTACTTCTTAAGCAGGTTAACACTTTGGAGGAGGAAAAACAATCCCTATTGAAACAGGTAGAAACTTTAGATAAAGAAAACGAAGAGAATAAGCAAACGACTATTAAGCTTCAGCGGATGAAAGGACCAGGATTTGGATACTTTGTTGGATTTCTTTTAATGGTGGCATTGGCGTTTGTCGCTGGCGGCTTTTTGGCCACGAACTACACTTAA